From one Oncorhynchus clarkii lewisi isolate Uvic-CL-2024 chromosome 6, UVic_Ocla_1.0, whole genome shotgun sequence genomic stretch:
- the LOC139411759 gene encoding glycine amidinotransferase, mitochondrial — MLRVRCLRGGSRGAEAAHLIGSMLGRAMTGWVQGAFQSYSSSAAAAQPQRALEENAVTEPERQECPVCAYNEWDPLEEVIVGRAENARVPPFTVEVKANTYEKHWPFYQKYGGQSFPEDHLKKAVAEIEEMCNILRMEGVTVQRPEPMDWSFEYNTPDFTSTGMYAAMPRDILMVVGNEIIEAPMAWRSRFFEYRAYRPLIKEYFRKGAKWTTPPKPTMSDELYDQDYPIRTVEDRHKLAAQGKFVTTEHEPCFDAADFIRAGRDLFVQRSQVTNYMGIEWMRRHLAPDYKVHIISFKDPNPMHIDATFNIIGPGLVLSNPDRPCRQVEMFEKAGWTVVKPPTPLIPDDHPLWMSSKWLSMNVLMLDPKRVMCDANEHTIHKMFENLGIKTIKVNIRHANSLGGGFHCWTTDVRRRGSLESYFH, encoded by the exons ATGCTGCGAGTCAGGTGTCTCAGAGGAGGTAGCAGGGGGGCCGAGGCCGCCCATCTGATCGGCTCTATG CTCGGCCGCGCCATGACTGGCTGGGTGCAGGGCGCGTTCCAGAGCTACTCGAGTTCCGCTGCTGCCGCGCAGCCGCAACGCGCCCTGGAGGAGAACGCTGTCACTGAGCCTGAGCGACAGGAGTGTCCTGTCTGCGCCTACAACGAATGGGACCCGCTCGAAGAGGTGATCGTAGGCCGCGCCGAGAACGCGCGCGTCCCTCCTTTCACAGTAGAGGTCAAG GCTAACACATATGAGAAGCATTGGCCCTTCTACCAGAAGTATGGGGGCCAAAGCTTTCCTGAGGACCACTTGAAGAAAGCCGTTGCTGAGATTGAAGAAATGTGCAATATTCTCCGCATGGAGGGAGTTACAGTCCAGAGACCTGAACCCATGGACTGGTCCTTTGAGTACAACACTCCAGACTTCACCTCTACTG gcATGTATGCTGCCATGCCCAGAGACATCCTTATGGTAGTGGGGAATGAGATCATCGAGGCTCCCATGGCCTGGAGGTCCCGCTTCTTTGAGTACCGAGCCTACAGACCCCTCATCAAGGAGTACTTCAGAAAGGGTGCCAAGTGGACCACCCCCCCAAAACCCACCATGTCTGATGAGCTGTACGATCAG gACTACCCTATCCGCACGGTGGAGGACAGACACAAGCTGGCTGCCCAGGGAAAGTTTGTCACCACCGAACACGAGCCGTGCTTCGATGCCGCTGACTTCATCAGAGCTGGCAGGGATCTGTTCGTCCAGAGGAGTCAG GTTACAAACTACATGGGGATTGAGTGGATGCGTCGCCATCTTGCCCCTGACTACAAGGTCCACATCATCTCATTCAAGGACCCTAACCCCATGCACATTGACGCCACCTTCAACATCATCGGGCCGGGACTGGTGCTGTCCAACCCTGATCGTCCCTGTCGTCAG GTGGAGATGTTTGAGAAGGCCGGCTGGACCGTGGTGAAGCCTCCAACCCCTCTGATTCCAGAtg ACCACCCTCTGTGGATGTCCTCTAAGTGGCTGTCCATGAATGTCTTGATGCTGGACCCCAAACGGGTCATGTGTGATGCTAACGAGCACACCATCCACAAGATGTTTGAGAACCTTG GTATCAAGACCATCAAGGTGAACATCCGCCACGCCAACTCCCTGGGAGGAGGCTTCCACTGCTGGACTACCGACGTGCGTCGCCGTGGTTCCCTCGAGTCCTACTTCCACTAG